A DNA window from Niabella yanshanensis contains the following coding sequences:
- a CDS encoding YceI family protein, producing the protein MKKIVTLFTVILFTAYPAFAQKYFTKTGIISFSAGTSLEDIDAVNKSATSVMDAATGKIEFAVLIRGFEFKRALMQEHFNENYMESSKYPKAVFKGNIVEAIPFNKPGTYTATVKGILEMHGVKKETTAKGTIKVSAASIQAVSRFSVNTSDFNISIPGVVKDKVSPVVNISVNCNYTLLNQ; encoded by the coding sequence ATGAAAAAAATAGTAACCTTATTCACAGTGATCCTATTCACTGCTTACCCCGCTTTTGCTCAAAAGTATTTTACTAAAACGGGTATCATCAGCTTTAGCGCCGGCACTTCGCTCGAAGATATTGACGCTGTAAATAAATCGGCCACCAGTGTAATGGATGCGGCTACCGGAAAAATAGAATTTGCTGTTCTGATCAGGGGATTTGAATTTAAGAGAGCGCTGATGCAGGAACACTTTAATGAAAACTATATGGAAAGCAGCAAATATCCTAAAGCCGTATTTAAAGGCAATATTGTTGAAGCCATTCCTTTTAACAAGCCCGGCACTTATACCGCCACTGTTAAGGGCATTTTGGAGATGCATGGTGTAAAGAAAGAAACTACGGCTAAAGGCACCATTAAGGTGAGCGCAGCATCCATACAGGCCGTGTCCCGGTTCAGCGTTAATACCAGCGATTTCAATATTTCCATTCCCGGCGTAGTTAAAGACAAGGTATCGCCGGTAGTGAATATATCCGTCAACTGCAATTATACACTACTAAACCAATAG
- a CDS encoding DUF5777 family beta-barrel protein has protein sequence MKKNKQILNKKRTAYLLTLLLAGCFTQNISAQDDLLSLVDSTGEGSERVTGAFKSSRVINGHSIEFIGKKVLDVRILHRFGVIKDGIGELFGLDQASMRLGFDYGITKNLTMGVGRSTLAKELDGFIKYGALQQSKGKSNILVSVVLVAGSTVATAKPAEDATLRETKHRMAYYSQVIIGRKFSNLFSLQLSPTYVHRNAVAATDFNDTYALGIGSRLKLSKRVAFVADYHYVISGLDKEVYSNPLSIGFDIETGGHVFQLHFSNATGMNEKAFITNTTNSWGRGEIRFGFNLSRVFTIGKKKMSSQSQL, from the coding sequence ATGAAAAAAAATAAACAGATATTAAATAAGAAACGAACGGCATACCTGTTAACCCTGTTGTTAGCAGGCTGCTTTACGCAAAACATATCTGCGCAGGACGATCTTTTGTCGCTGGTCGACTCTACCGGTGAAGGATCTGAGCGGGTTACAGGTGCTTTCAAATCCAGCCGCGTCATCAATGGTCACTCCATAGAGTTTATTGGCAAAAAAGTGCTGGATGTACGTATCCTGCACCGGTTTGGAGTTATTAAAGACGGTATAGGCGAGCTATTTGGATTAGACCAGGCCAGTATGCGGCTGGGGTTTGACTATGGCATTACCAAAAACCTGACCATGGGTGTAGGGCGCAGTACCCTGGCTAAAGAGCTGGACGGGTTTATTAAATACGGCGCGCTGCAGCAATCAAAAGGAAAAAGCAATATACTGGTGTCTGTGGTATTGGTAGCCGGAAGCACCGTTGCTACTGCAAAACCGGCCGAGGATGCCACACTCAGGGAAACCAAACACCGGATGGCTTATTATAGCCAGGTCATTATCGGGCGTAAATTCAGCAACCTTTTTAGTTTGCAACTCTCTCCCACTTATGTACACCGGAATGCAGTTGCTGCCACCGATTTTAATGACACTTACGCGTTGGGCATTGGCTCAAGGCTAAAGCTCTCCAAACGGGTAGCTTTTGTAGCAGACTATCATTATGTTATTTCGGGGCTTGATAAAGAGGTTTACAGCAACCCGCTTTCTATTGGTTTTGATATAGAAACAGGGGGACATGTATTCCAGCTGCATTTTTCCAATGCCACGGGCATGAACGAAAAAGCTTTTATTACCAATACCACCAATAGCTGGGGCCGCGGCGAAATAAGGTTTGGCTTTAACCTCTCCCGGGTTTTTACTATTGGCAAAAAGAAAATGTCAAGCCAATCGCAGCTATAA
- a CDS encoding OB-fold protein, whose amino-acid sequence MKRKTAWALLLLVVITAAGLALYYYYKKPPDIRKAAAHYETTAPALLADFNQDESTANAKYLDKVVVVEGTISHIELNGESPAVFLETGDPMAAVTCSFYNTENAALKPLKTGTRIKIKGVCTGMLTDVVLNKCSIVE is encoded by the coding sequence ATGAAACGAAAAACCGCATGGGCCTTACTGTTGCTGGTAGTAATTACTGCGGCCGGTTTGGCGCTTTACTATTACTACAAAAAGCCACCCGACATCAGGAAGGCTGCAGCCCATTATGAAACAACGGCCCCGGCTTTGCTGGCCGATTTTAATCAAGATGAATCGACCGCAAATGCCAAATACCTCGATAAGGTGGTGGTCGTTGAGGGAACGATCAGCCATATAGAGCTTAATGGTGAAAGCCCCGCTGTTTTCCTCGAAACCGGTGACCCTATGGCGGCTGTCACCTGCAGTTTTTATAACACGGAAAACGCCGCGTTGAAGCCCCTGAAAACCGGCACTCGTATAAAAATCAAAGGCGTTTGTACGGGCATGTTAACAGATGTGGTGCTCAATAAATGCAGCATTGTAGAATAA
- a CDS encoding response regulator — MNEETKSVAIFDDDEDILSICHYVLQDQGWQVNTFASCDDVVNKLKACKPQVIFMDNWIPPKGGIVATREIKEDRDLKDIPVIYFSANSEISKLANTAGAEHFLAKPFDLDHLTEAIKVALNPKTC; from the coding sequence ATGAATGAGGAGACTAAAAGTGTAGCCATCTTTGATGATGATGAGGACATTCTATCTATTTGCCATTATGTACTGCAGGACCAGGGATGGCAGGTAAATACTTTCGCAAGCTGCGATGATGTGGTGAACAAACTTAAAGCCTGTAAGCCGCAGGTGATCTTTATGGACAACTGGATTCCTCCCAAGGGGGGTATTGTTGCTACCCGGGAAATTAAAGAAGACCGGGACTTGAAGGACATTCCTGTGATCTATTTTTCTGCCAACAGCGAAATATCCAAATTGGCCAATACAGCAGGAGCCGAGCATTTCCTGGCGAAACCGTTCGATCTTGATCACCTTACTGAAGCAATCAAAGTGGCCTTGAACCCAAAAACCTGCTGA
- a CDS encoding Crp/Fnr family transcriptional regulator, whose protein sequence is MHPIIQHIHKITAGTVTDALPVLSFFEAHSFRKKEMLQEEGKRCVAYFFVVKGCLRLFFTDTNGVEQTLQFALENWWMTDLDAFRSGKNSGYSIQALEPTEVLSISHGDYEQLLKSNALMEVYFRKVYERAYAASLLRIQLISRIPKQAFYENFESKYPDFLQRIPQKVLASFLGFTPEYLSELRKNRKQKK, encoded by the coding sequence ATGCATCCGATAATACAACATATTCATAAAATTACTGCCGGTACTGTAACGGATGCGTTACCGGTACTATCATTCTTTGAAGCGCACTCATTTCGTAAAAAAGAAATGTTGCAGGAAGAAGGTAAACGTTGTGTTGCTTATTTTTTTGTAGTGAAGGGCTGTCTTCGCTTATTTTTTACAGATACAAATGGTGTAGAACAAACATTACAGTTTGCCCTCGAAAACTGGTGGATGACGGACCTGGACGCTTTTCGTTCCGGGAAGAATTCAGGTTATTCCATCCAGGCGCTCGAGCCCACTGAAGTTTTGAGCATATCGCACGGGGATTATGAACAGTTGTTAAAGAGTAATGCTTTAATGGAGGTGTACTTCAGGAAAGTGTATGAACGGGCCTATGCTGCTTCCTTATTGCGTATCCAATTAATTTCACGCATACCCAAGCAGGCATTTTACGAAAATTTTGAGTCGAAGTACCCCGATTTTCTACAACGCATCCCTCAAAAAGTATTGGCTTCTTTTCTGGGCTTTACACCTGAATATTTAAGTGAATTACGCAAAAACCGAAAGCAGAAAAAATAA
- a CDS encoding outer membrane beta-barrel protein encodes MPKKYKHMTDEELDQLFRDAAESFKNSNPPEGAWEAFYTKNEQQLKNKEPESVPDFDKRLSPFFTLPQAYKVAAALLVLFAACTIVWLVVSKPGKHEAGTITQNISNPGTDTAVSVAKDAQKDTAGISTPLSLKDQDQFSTVQKSAVITGNKPGPIMYPSFKDESNAPLHAGANPLIPPAFPAQKDKAIANNTQQANAKKIDLTREQQGYSDKNNYTANPLFAAAKEPSKRSSSGRWQLGLVGGANIAMVKGDVSTTPGLTTGILVQHRINDTRVSVESGVIYENMTYAVENEYFNPGGKPVSSKVSNISGACTMIDVPVNVRYDMVHSKKRKAFVSTGVSPTVMVKQSYVYDYTDENGARLIDRDVTGQGKNFYAVANVSVGYEQKWNKTSVQVAPYLKIPMGEIGYGNLSLGGIGTQVSIKRDL; translated from the coding sequence ATGCCGAAAAAGTATAAACATATGACCGATGAAGAGCTGGACCAGCTTTTTAGAGACGCTGCTGAAAGCTTCAAAAACAGCAATCCCCCGGAGGGGGCCTGGGAGGCTTTTTATACAAAAAATGAGCAACAACTAAAAAATAAGGAACCGGAATCAGTACCGGACTTTGATAAAAGACTCTCTCCTTTCTTTACGCTGCCCCAGGCTTATAAAGTTGCGGCAGCGTTATTGGTTCTTTTTGCAGCCTGCACCATCGTTTGGTTAGTCGTTTCAAAACCCGGGAAGCACGAGGCTGGCACCATTACACAAAATATATCCAATCCGGGTACCGATACAGCTGTATCCGTGGCTAAAGACGCTCAAAAAGATACAGCAGGCATCAGCACTCCGCTATCCTTAAAGGACCAGGATCAATTTTCCACAGTCCAAAAGTCAGCTGTGATAACAGGAAATAAACCGGGGCCTATCATGTATCCTTCCTTCAAAGACGAAAGCAACGCACCACTCCATGCGGGCGCCAACCCGCTCATACCACCAGCTTTTCCAGCACAAAAAGACAAAGCTATTGCGAATAATACACAGCAGGCTAATGCAAAAAAAATAGACCTGACCAGGGAGCAGCAGGGATATTCCGATAAAAACAACTACACAGCCAACCCTCTTTTTGCTGCTGCTAAAGAGCCTTCAAAAAGAAGCAGCTCCGGCCGGTGGCAGCTTGGCCTGGTAGGCGGCGCTAATATAGCCATGGTAAAGGGTGATGTCTCAACTACCCCGGGGCTTACCACCGGCATCCTGGTACAGCACCGCATTAACGATACCAGGGTCTCGGTTGAGTCGGGCGTTATTTATGAAAACATGACGTATGCTGTTGAAAACGAGTACTTTAACCCAGGCGGTAAGCCTGTTTCGTCAAAAGTGTCCAATATTTCGGGGGCCTGCACGATGATTGATGTACCGGTTAATGTACGGTATGATATGGTGCATTCTAAAAAAAGAAAAGCTTTTGTAAGCACTGGTGTTTCACCCACGGTAATGGTAAAACAAAGTTATGTATACGATTATACCGACGAAAATGGAGCACGCCTTATAGACCGGGATGTTACGGGACAGGGAAAGAATTTTTATGCCGTAGCAAATGTGTCGGTAGGCTACGAACAAAAATGGAATAAAACTTCGGTGCAGGTGGCGCCTTATCTTAAAATACCTATGGGGGAAATAGGATACGGAAATCTTAGCCTTGGCGGCATTGGCACACAGGTATCTATTAAAAGAGACTTATAG
- a CDS encoding response regulator codes for MRKRILIADDNPGILEVVSIILESEGYEVKSTADPQHVLQVKEDPPGLILLDIWMGGTDGRHICKQLKADHLTSHIPVILMSANSDIRAIAAESGADGFIAKPFEIDDLINQIQSVYASGNS; via the coding sequence ATGAGAAAAAGGATCCTGATAGCCGATGATAATCCCGGCATTCTTGAAGTGGTAAGCATTATACTGGAGTCGGAAGGTTACGAGGTGAAATCTACGGCAGACCCTCAACATGTTTTGCAGGTAAAGGAAGATCCCCCTGGTCTGATTCTATTAGACATCTGGATGGGCGGTACCGATGGACGTCATATTTGCAAGCAATTAAAAGCAGACCATTTAACCAGCCATATCCCCGTAATTTTAATGTCTGCCAATAGTGATATCCGCGCAATAGCAGCCGAATCCGGTGCAGATGGATTTATTGCGAAACCTTTTGAAATAGATGATCTGATCAACCAGATACAATCAGTTTACGCTTCTGGTAATTCCTGA
- a CDS encoding cytochrome c, with product MMKTTKTVHLKIALLSSLSLALGCSADKEDVVTPPPTPPAAEVKFSTQVLPIFTASCAGCHGATNPPNGISLTTYAQISANATAAYSAIQADRMPKGGPALSATQKALIKAWIDAGKKDN from the coding sequence ATGATGAAAACTACAAAAACGGTACACTTAAAAATCGCGTTGCTATCCTCTTTATCCCTGGCGCTTGGTTGCTCTGCCGATAAAGAAGATGTGGTTACGCCGCCCCCTACTCCCCCCGCAGCCGAAGTTAAATTTTCTACACAGGTGCTGCCTATTTTTACGGCAAGCTGTGCCGGGTGTCATGGCGCTACCAATCCGCCCAATGGCATTTCACTAACCACGTATGCACAAATATCGGCCAATGCTACAGCAGCTTACAGCGCTATACAGGCAGACCGTATGCCCAAGGGAGGCCCTGCTTTATCAGCCACGCAAAAAGCACTGATCAAAGCCTGGATCGATGCGGGCAAGAAAGACAATTAA
- a CDS encoding RNA polymerase sigma factor produces MRIALSTDHSLYDLILGCKQDMPVAQKLLYERFFGFGLSICLRYAKNNDEAMEILNDGFVRVFRSIPGFIAPAGQEALSRLFMSWFKKIMINTGINYFKALNKASAIHVAETLDHMDGYGKHNDSDQLAYEDLVKLIQKLSPAYRNTFCLYVIDGYRHEEIAGMMGISIGASKSNLLKARKNLRKMLEITNAEKV; encoded by the coding sequence TTGAGAATAGCTCTGAGCACTGACCATAGCCTCTACGACCTCATATTGGGCTGCAAGCAAGATATGCCTGTTGCGCAGAAGCTATTGTATGAACGGTTTTTTGGTTTTGGATTATCTATATGCCTGCGTTATGCTAAAAACAATGATGAGGCAATGGAAATACTAAATGACGGATTTGTAAGAGTTTTCAGGAGCATTCCGGGGTTTATAGCACCTGCCGGCCAGGAAGCATTATCCAGGTTATTTATGAGTTGGTTTAAAAAGATAATGATCAATACAGGTATCAACTACTTTAAGGCACTTAACAAAGCCTCGGCCATTCATGTAGCTGAGACATTGGACCATATGGATGGGTATGGTAAACATAACGACTCTGATCAACTGGCCTATGAGGACCTGGTAAAACTGATACAGAAATTAAGCCCCGCTTACCGCAACACTTTCTGTCTTTATGTAATCGACGGGTACCGGCACGAAGAAATTGCGGGCATGATGGGTATTTCTATAGGCGCTTCAAAATCAAACTTACTGAAAGCCAGAAAAAATTTACGCAAAATGCTGGAAATAACCAATGCCGAAAAAGTATAA
- a CDS encoding COG4315 family predicted lipoprotein, whose protein sequence is MYTQIATIEKKAAIKACLHPMILLVFSVVWLSCHHKDDYTPPQTYSVQLKINAALGNYLTDKDGRALYFFANDSATVNTCAGGCALLWPVFNAPGISAANLGSGLNFSDFGRINTAAGAQQTTYKGRPL, encoded by the coding sequence ATGTACACACAAATTGCCACCATAGAAAAAAAAGCAGCTATAAAAGCCTGTTTACACCCCATGATCCTGTTGGTTTTTTCGGTTGTTTGGTTGAGTTGTCATCATAAGGATGATTATACCCCACCCCAAACCTATAGCGTTCAATTAAAAATCAATGCCGCACTAGGAAATTATTTAACTGATAAGGATGGAAGAGCCTTGTATTTCTTTGCTAATGACTCTGCTACTGTTAATACCTGTGCAGGGGGCTGCGCGCTGCTCTGGCCCGTTTTTAATGCCCCCGGTATATCTGCAGCCAACCTGGGCAGTGGGTTAAACTTTAGTGACTTTGGACGAATAAATACTGCCGCAGGCGCCCAACAAACTACGTACAAGGGGCGGCCGCTTTGA
- a CDS encoding TlpA family protein disulfide reductase, translating to MNKKITLTSVMAILCICLSAQRPQVTTLPVNERLSNLVINNLINYPGDTASINTLTGNNSKMLLIDFWFTSCAPCIKQIPKLDSLQQQFKDQLQILMVTFEPDSLVIPFITKWEQRHCKKLSVPVATADTLLQAHFNQGSRPNYAFIAADRVNMGYTSKAFINATVIKEVLAKMKEEVNLRGYQRNPQQ from the coding sequence ATGAACAAAAAAATAACGCTTACCAGCGTAATGGCAATTTTATGCATATGCCTGAGCGCACAACGCCCCCAGGTAACTACTTTGCCGGTTAATGAACGATTATCCAACCTGGTAATTAATAACCTGATCAACTACCCGGGCGATACCGCCAGTATTAATACATTAACGGGAAATAATTCTAAAATGCTGCTGATTGATTTTTGGTTTACCAGTTGTGCCCCCTGTATTAAACAAATACCTAAGCTAGACTCTTTGCAGCAGCAATTTAAAGATCAACTGCAGATACTAATGGTAACCTTTGAGCCTGATAGCCTGGTAATACCCTTTATAACTAAATGGGAGCAGCGGCACTGTAAAAAACTAAGCGTACCTGTAGCTACGGCCGACACACTACTACAGGCACACTTTAACCAGGGCAGCAGGCCCAATTATGCCTTTATAGCAGCCGATAGGGTAAATATGGGGTACACTAGCAAGGCATTTATTAACGCCACTGTTATCAAAGAAGTACTTGCCAAAATGAAGGAAGAGGTAAACCTGCGCGGCTACCAGCGCAATCCACAACAATAA